The DNA window GGCGATCTCGGTAGCGTTCGGCGACGATGGCCTGACCGGCCCAGCGGGTGTCGGCCAGGATCTCGAACTCAACCGGTCCGCCGACGATCCGGCTGAGAACCTCGGACTGATCGACGGGCTTGTCCGGTTGATCGGCGGGGAGCGCCACGTGGATGAGGAATGTTTCGACGCCGTCGACTGCAATTACGGTATAGGTGCCTTCGTGGTTCCGCACCAAAGCCATCCAGACGCGGTCGGGGCTGGATGCCGCGAGCTCCCGGGAGCGGACATACATCGAGTACTGGTGGTGATTCAGCGCTGTGTCTCCCACGAGCGACACCCCCATCGCTCGCCGCACGGTGCTCGACCCCCCGTCGCAGCCGACTATGTAACGGGCCTGCTCGCGCGTGCGACGACCTGTGGCCTTCTCCAGCAGGTCGACCTCGACGTGGTCGTCCAACTGGTGGTAGCCCTCGAGACGCACACCTCGCAGCAGGTCGATGCCGGCCAGTTCACCTAGACGCTCTTCCAGGATGGGCTCGAAGTGCAGCTGGTTGACCTTGTGGTTGGGTTCGGCCGTGGGCCAGAAGTCGCTTTTCCAAGAGCCGTCAAGCACCTCCCGGGACGGGGGGTAGGAGAAGCGGCAGTATTCCGGACCCCCGTAACGCACCCGGTAGACGACGTCGGTGGGATGGCCGGGCGGCAGCCCGGCGCGACGGATCTGGTCAGCGATGCCAAGTCGTCGGTAGTGCTCCATCGTCCGGGCCGCGACGTTGTTGCAGCGGGGATACCCCACCGGGCCCTCACGAGGATCGACTACGAGAGCGGTGACACCTCGCCACGCCAGATCGAGACCAAGGGTCATGCCCACTGGTCCGGCCCCAGCCACTACCACGTCGTACATCGGATGCCTCTCATCGACGTCGCATCATGACGCTCAAACTCGTGACCTCCATGCGCAATCCTGCAGCGACGGAATCTGCACTTCTCTCGCATCGCCGTCTCGCTGCCCTGGCGGTGCGGCATCGCGATCAGGGCTGCAGAATCAGGGGCAGGTGATCCAAGCCGCGCATGAGCTGCGCGGGGGGGCGGACCACCCCGGTTTCATCGATCTCGTATGTCGGAAAACGGGCGAGCAACTCTTCGAAAGCCACCTGGGCCTCCAGGCGGGCCAGGTTGGCACCCAGGCAGCGGTGGATCCCGAAGCCGAAGACTACTGGTCGGTGGAACACCCGGTGAATGTCGAACAACTCCGGGTTCTCGTAACACCGCTCGTCATGGTTGGCCGAGGCGTGGTAGAGCATTACGCGGGAGTCCTTGGGAATGGTCACGCCGTGGAGCTCCACGTCCTTGGTGGTCCACCGCCCATTCGGCGGAGCGGGGTTGTCCCAGCGCAGCATTTCGTCGACCGCCGCCGGGATGAGGCTCGGATCCCGCACCAGTGCGGCTCGCTGCTCAGGATGCCACCACAGCGCGATGGCACCGTTGCCGATCAGGCCCGTGACCGTCTCGTGACCGGCGTTCGCCAACAGCTGGAACTGCATGGTGATCAGGTCGTCGTTGAGCCGTCGGGTGTTGCCGGATTCGTCGGCGACCTCCGCGGTGATCAACATCGAGATGATGTCTTCACGGGGCTGCTTGCGTCTTTCGACCACCAGATCCTGCAGGAGAGCCAGCGACTCGATTATCGCAGCAATCGCATCCTCTGTCGGCCCGCTGCCGTTCACCGGATCCCATTGCCGCGCACCAGCGCGATGGGCGAGATGTCGGTAAGGCTCGCGTAACTCTGCGGGAAGGCCGATGAGCTCGCTGATGACGTCGAGCGGAAACCGCCAGGCGAATCTCTCCATGATGTCGAACCGCTGCC is part of the Mycobacterium mantenii genome and encodes:
- a CDS encoding FAD-dependent monooxygenase encodes the protein MYDVVVAGAGPVGMTLGLDLAWRGVTALVVDPREGPVGYPRCNNVAARTMEHYRRLGIADQIRRAGLPPGHPTDVVYRVRYGGPEYCRFSYPPSREVLDGSWKSDFWPTAEPNHKVNQLHFEPILEERLGELAGIDLLRGVRLEGYHQLDDHVEVDLLEKATGRRTREQARYIVGCDGGSSTVRRAMGVSLVGDTALNHHQYSMYVRSRELAASSPDRVWMALVRNHEGTYTVIAVDGVETFLIHVALPADQPDKPVDQSEVLSRIVGGPVEFEILADTRWAGQAIVAERYRDRRAFLAGDAAHLWTPYAGFGMNTGIGDAIDLSWKVWAVLNGWAPDSLLDSYEIERRPIGERVARAIISGFKQSRELLRVGPICADDTPEGREERRRIGELITAQDRSQFDCTGLNFGIDYADSPIVWPDGSKPPPFEIGSYTPSTTPGCRLPHLWLRDGRALYDVLGPGFTLLVLGAGAGAGIGGIIDAAARRGLPLEVVTVDEPGAADLLSAPLLLVRPDQHVSWRGDHLPDAGTLLDRVTGVEACPGEWKTVASSISSTVG
- a CDS encoding cytochrome P450; the encoded protein is MAELKPFMRRIASQYLDAAVGRQRFDIMERFAWRFPLDVISELIGLPAELREPYRHLAHRAGARQWDPVNGSGPTEDAIAAIIESLALLQDLVVERRKQPREDIISMLITAEVADESGNTRRLNDDLITMQFQLLANAGHETVTGLIGNGAIALWWHPEQRAALVRDPSLIPAAVDEMLRWDNPAPPNGRWTTKDVELHGVTIPKDSRVMLYHASANHDERCYENPELFDIHRVFHRPVVFGFGIHRCLGANLARLEAQVAFEELLARFPTYEIDETGVVRPPAQLMRGLDHLPLILQP